A single window of Candoia aspera isolate rCanAsp1 chromosome 3, rCanAsp1.hap2, whole genome shotgun sequence DNA harbors:
- the LOC134494661 gene encoding protocadherin gamma-B2-like has protein sequence MTVMEASYTKEFNLRQVLFLFIFWSLINWVVSEQVQYSFPEETEKNSFVGNVAKDLGLDVGQLPKRKLAISSEKQYFALNEQNGDLHVNDRIDREKICGKSPTCILQLEVVAHNPLNIFHIKVFILDINDNAPYFRKKNINLKLSESNLPGARFALGNAEDKDIGINSLQDYHLSSTPYFNLEIQESKDGGKYAELILQKPLDREKEHMHHLILTASDGGRPMKTGTLNIEVNIIDTNDNPPVFSQATYKASLKENTPRGTSVLQVKASDIDEGSNAEISYIFYDIPENVNQKFKLDPTDGTISLKESIDFEDRGSYVMLIRATDGGELVAHCNVEIEVLDENDNAPEVIITSVSSPIPEDILPGAVIALIKVHDRDSGLNGEVTCYLKEIVPFQIVSSSDNYFKLLIDGPLDREKMPVYNITITATDQGTPPLSTDKTISVPISDINDNPPAFEKPSYVANIPENNPSGMSVFQVKAFDPDLDRNAQITYSILDSNVKDLPLSSYVSINSETGTLYAQRSFDYEQFREFQLQVQAQDGGSPSLNNSVTVKVCVLDQNDNTPQILYPSQTTQGSLFFEMVPHSAESGYLVTKVVAVDADSGHNAWLSFHLLQATEPSLFIIGSHTGEIQTARALLEKDIMKQRLVIMVRDNGQPPLSATTSLNLVFAENFQGALPEMKSQPNNSEDQSNLQFYLVLTLTLVSFLFLVAVILAIIMKLQRSRNPTFLQCFIPDSHSKTGAIFPPNYEDGTLPYSYQICLSTESRRNELTFLQPNAQIVENLLCSNKPDTSIMVNEGNIFDSGKDMV, from the exons ATGACAGTGATGGAAGCAAGCTACACAAAGGAATTCAATTTGAGGCAAGTACTCTTTCTGTTCATATTCTGGTCTTTGATCAACTGGGTGGTATCTGAGCAGGTTCAGTATTCATTTCCagaggaaacagaaaagaattcCTTTGTGGGAAATGTTGCTAAAGATTTAGGGTTGGATGTTGGACAGTTGCCAAAACGCAAACTTGCTATATCTTCAGAAAAGCAATACTTTGCTCTGAATGAGCAAAATGGTGATCTACATGTGAATGACAGAATAGACCGGGAAAAGATTTGTGGAAAATCACCTACTTGTATCCTACAGTTAGAAGTTGTAGCACATAATCCTTTGAATATTTTCCACATAAAGGTTTTCATCTTAGATATTAATGATAATGCTCCATATTTCCGGAAGAAAAATATCAATCTAAAGTTGAGTGAGTCTAATTTGCCAGGAGCTCGATTTGCCCTTGGAAATGCTGAAGACAAGGACATTGGAATCAACTCCCTTCAAGATTATCATTTGAGTTCAACCCCATATTTCAACCTAGAAATTCAAGAGAGCAAAGATGGTGGCAAATATGCAGAATTAATTTTGCAAAAGCCACTGGACAGGGAAAAAGAGCACATGCATCACTTGATTCTTACAGCTTCAGATGGGGGACGTCCAATGAAAACCGGGACTCTTAACATAGAAGTTAACATTATTGATACAAATGACAATCCACCAGTCTTCTCCCAGGCAACTTACAAAGCAAGTTTGAAAGAGAATACACCCAGAGGGACTTCCGTGCTTCAAGTTAAAGCATCTGATATCGATGAAGGGTCAAATGCTGAGATATCTTATATTTTCTATGATATCCCAGAAAATGTGAATCAGAAATTTAAATTGGATCCCACTGATGGAACAATTTCACTTAAGGAAAGTATTGATTTTGAAGACAGGGGAAGCTATGTAATGTTAATACGGGCAACTGATGGAGGTGAACTGGTAGCACATTGCAATGTAGAGATTGAGGTTCTTGATGAGAACGACAATGCTCCAGAAGTAATTATTACATCTGTATCCAGCCCCATTCCTGAAGATATTCTACCTGGGGCAGTGATTGCTCTCATCAAAGTCCATGACAGAGATTCTGGACTTAATGGGGAAGTCACCTGTTACCTAAAGGAAATTGTACCCTTCCAGATAGTGTCATCATCAGATAATTACTTCAAGCTCCTCATAGACGGCCCCCTCGACAGAGAAAAAATGCCAGTGTATAACATTACAATTACAGCCACAGACCAAGGCACACCTCCTCTCTCCACAGATAAAACCATCTCAGTACCAATTTCAGATATCAATGATAACCCTCCAGCATTTGAAAAACCTTCCTATGTTGCCAACATTCCTGAGAACAACCCATCCGGAATGTCCGTTTTCCAAGTCAAGGCTTTTGACCCAGATCTGGATCGGAATGCCCAAATCACCTACTCCATTCTTGACAGCAACGTCAAGGACCTGCCTCTCTCCTCCTACGTTTCCATTAACTCTGAGACGGGAACTCTCTATGCTCAACGATCTTTTGACTATGAGCAGTTCAGAGAGTTCCAGCTGCAAGTGCAAGCCCAGGATGGAGGCTCTCCATCTCTCAATAACAGCGTCACGGTCAAAGTGTGTGTATTGGATCAGAATGACAATACTCCCCAGATCCTGTACCCTTCCCAAACAACTCAGGGTTCGTTGTTCTTCGAGATGGTGCCTCACTCAGCTGAGTCGGGTTATTTGGTGACAAAGGTAGTGGCTGTGGACGCTGACTCTGGACACAACGCCTGGCTCTCTTTTCATCTCCTGCAGGCCACAGAGCCCTCGCTCTTCATCATCGGCTCCCACACGGGAGAGATCCAAACAGCTCGAGCATTACTTGAGAAAGACATTATGAAGCAGAGGCTGGTCATCATGGTGAGGGATAATGGGCAGCCACCTCTCTCGGCCACCACTAGCCTGAACCTGGTCTTTGCTGAGAACTTCCAGGGGGCTCTTCCTGAAATGAAGTCCCAACCCAATAACTCAGAGGATCAGTCCAACCTCCAGTTTTATTTGGTTCTGACTTTGACTTTGGTGTCCTTTCTGTTCCTGGTGGCAGTGATTTTGGCCATTATTATGAAACTTCAAAGGTCAAGGAACCCCACTTTTCTTCAGTGCTTCATTCCTGATTCTCACTCAAAGACCGGTGCCATATTTCCCCCAAATTATGAAGATGGGACTTTGCCTTATTCTTATCAGATCTGTTTATCCACTGAATCCAGGAGAAATGAACTGACTTTTCTTCAACCCAATGCCCAAATAGTGGAAAACCTCCTTTGCAGCAATAAACCTGATACTTCTATTATGGTCAATGAAGGTAACATTTTTGATTCTGGAAAGGACATG gtttaa
- the LOC134493836 gene encoding protocadherin gamma-A6-like, with protein MKKTKRLWNYEQRILQYLIIMIVWKAVSGQIHYSIPEEMPKGSFVGNIAKDLGTDGKQLLDHGLRIVINTGTIQYFALNVNRGHLEISQLIDREEICRETEKCIIKFQILIESKLKLYGIEVEITDINDNAPQFPSKEWTMKISEISALKEQFPLPKAQDPDQGINSVQNYQLTGSNHFSLEVQSSQNGARSAKLLLEKSLDREERSVYDLILTAFDGGDPIKSGIVQIHIIVLDANDNVPVFSQSIYEVNLKENMPKGSTVATVTALDMDEGINGEVKYSFEELTKKSQKTFLLNSTTGEIILVGSLDFEISSSYEFEVQAMDGGGLSDRSKVVILVSDLNDNAPELAVTFVINSVPENSPAGTVIAILNAQDRDSGENGEVKCAIPSNLPFRLKKTMDSFYSLETDRALDREQLPTYAITVTAVDDGAPPLSTSVVISLQVLDTNDNPPQFVESKYTSYLLENNPKGASAFSLTASDPDWEENARITYSIVDNQMRDPPLSSYLSINSETGTVYALSSLDYEEIQEIQFQVKVQDGGSPPLSSNVSVTLFILDQNDNVPEILYPSPPADGSTGIELAPRSSEAGYLVTKVVAVDADSGQNAWLSYQLIRATEPGLFTMGLHTGEIRTARLFLEKDALKQILVVLVKDNGQPPLSASVTLTVVLADSIPEVLSDLSNISAPVGPQSDLTFYLVIAVAFVSCLFFAFLLVLLAIRLHRWRNSKLLESGSVHFSGVPVSQFVGMDGVRAFLQSYCHTISLTRDSRKSHCNFHEENCSSTLTNQPLSCGGSDPILACGDLNLKNDEQILVKVS; from the coding sequence ATGAAGAAAACTAAGAGACTATGGAATTATGAACAGAGAATTCTGCAATACTTAATCATAATGATTGTTTGGAAAGCAGTTTCTGGGCAGATCCATTATTCAATTCCTGAGGAGATGCCAAAAGGTTCTTTTGTGGGGAATATTGCAAAGGACCTGGGAACAGATGGGAAACAGCTTTTAGATCATGGACTTCGTATTGTCATCAATACAGGTACAATTCAGTATTTTGCTCTGAATGTCAACCGTGGCCATTTAGAAATTTCTCAGTTAATAGACAGAGAGGAAATATGCAGAGAGACAgaaaaatgcataataaaattCCAGATCCTTATTGAAAGTAAACTAAAGCTTTATGGGATAGAAGTAGAAATCACAGATATAAATGACAATGCTCCTCAATTTCCCTCAAAGGAATGGACAATGAAAATCAGTGAGATATCagcattaaaagaacaatttcctCTACCAAAAGCTCAAGACCCAGACCAGGGGATAAATTCTGTACAAAACTACCAACTCACAGGTAGTAACCATTTTTCTCTGGAAGTGCAAAGCAGCCAAAATGGTGCCAGATCTGCTAAACTGCTGTTGGAAAAATCACTGGACAGGGAAGAGCGGTCAGTTTATGATCTGATCCTTACAGCTTTCGATGGTGGCGATCCCATCAAGTCCGGCATAGTGCAGATTCATATCATTGTTCTAGATGCAAATGATAATGTACCAGTTTTCAGCCAATCAATCTATGAAGTAAATCTCAAGGAAAACATGCCCAAAGGGTCCACAGTAGCTACAGTAACGGCTCTTGATATGGATGAAGGCATCAATGGAGAAGTAAAATATTCTTTTGAGGAATTAACCAAGAAGAGTCAAAAAACGTTTCTGTTAAATTCGACAACAGGGGAAATTATCCTTGTGGGGAGCCTTGATTTTGAAATATCATCGTCATATGAATTTGAAGTGCAAGCCATGGATGGGGGTGGGCTGAGTGACAGATCAAAGGTTGTGATTTTGGTTTCAGACTTAAATGACAATGCACCTGAGTTAGCCGTAACCTTTGTGATCAACTCTGTGCCTGAGAACTCTCCAGCTGGAACTGTCATTGCCATTTTAAATGCCCAAGACAGAGATTCAGGAGAAAACGGAGAGGTTAAATGCGCAATCCCCAGCAACCTCCCTTTTCGGCTCAAGAAGACAATGGATAGTTTCTACAGTTTAGAGACAGACAGAGCTCTTGACAGGGAACAATTGCCAACTTATGCTATCACTGTTACAGCAGTGGATGACGGGGCACCACCACTCTCTACATCTGTGGTTATTTCGCTCCAGGTGTTAGACACAAATGACAACCCTCCACAATTTGTAGAGTCAAAATATACCTCCTACCTTCTTGAAAATAATCCAAAAGGAGCCTCAGCCTTTTCCCTCACAGCAAGTGATCCAGACTGGGAAGAAAATGCCAGAATAACTTACTCCATCGTTGATAACCAAATGAGGGACCCTCCTCTCTCCTCCTACCTCTCCATTAATTCTGAGACAGGGACTGTCTATGCCCTGAGCTCCTTGGATTATGAGGAGATTCAAGAGATTCAGTTCCAGGTCAAGGTTCAGGATGGAGGGTCCCCACCACTCAGCTCTAACGTCTCAGTGACTCTCTTCATCTTGGACCAGAATGACAATGTcccagagatcctgtacccctcCCCTCCCGCTGATGGCTCAACTGGGATAGAACTGGCCCCTCGCTCCTCTGAGGCAGGATACCTGGTCACTAAAGTAGTGGCAGTAGATGCAGATTCTGGCCAGAACGCCTGGCTCTCCTATCAGCTGATCAGAGCAACAGAACCGGGGCTCTTCACCATGGGACTCCACACTGGAGAGATCAGGACTGCTCGGCTGTTTCTGGAGAAAGACGCCCTGAAGCAAATCCTGGTGGTTTTGGTGAAGGACAATGGCCAACCGCCTCTCTCTGCCTCAGTCACTCTCACTGTGGTACTGGCTGACAGCATCCCTGAAGTTCTCTCAGATCTGAGCAACATCTCAGCTCCTGTAGGCCCTCAGTCAGATCTCACATTTTATCTGGTGATTGCTGTGGCGTTTGTCTCCTGCTTGTTCTTCGCATTCCTCCTTGTCTTACTGGCCATCAGGTTGCACAGGTGGAGGAACTCGAAACTGTTAGAGTCAGGAAGTGTACATTTTAGTGGGGTTCCGGTGTCACAATTTGTGGGGATGGATGGAGTCCGAGCCTTTCTTCAGTCTTACTGCCACACTATTTCACTGACCAGAGATTCTAGGAAAAGCCACTGCAATTTTCATGAGGAAAACTGTTCAAGTACTCTGACCAATCAACCTCTAAGCTGTGGGGGGAGTGACCCTATCCTAGCCTGTGGGGatttaaatttgaagaatgaTGAGCAAATCTTAGTCAAGGTGAGTTAA
- the LOC134493837 gene encoding protocadherin gamma-A6-like — MENRKDIWSYKEGLLQCLIMMNSWKMISGQLHYSIPEEVHKGSFVGNVVKDLGIDGKQPVDHGLRIIPNSGTIQYFELNSNSGHLQTCERIDREEICGRGEKCVLKFQILAESKLKLYVTEIEIMDINDNAPSFLSIGWELKISETSIPGSQFFLPEAQDPDLGTNSIQHYQLTGSNHFSLEVQSSQNGARSAKLLLEKSLDREEQSVYDLILTAFDGGEPIRTGTLQIHIFVLDANDNVPVFSQSIYEVNVKENMPKGSTVATVTALDMDEGINGEVKYSFQKITKKDSQKFMLNSTTGEIILVGSLDFEISSSYEFEVQAMDGGGLSDRSKVVILVSDLNDNAPELAVTFVINSVPENSPAGTVIAILNAQDRDSGENGEVKCTIPSNLPFRLKKTMDSFYSLETDRALDREQLPTYAITVTAVDDGAPPLSTSVVISLQVLDTNDNPPQFVESKYTSYLLENNPKGASAFSLTASDPDWEENARITYSIVDNQMRDPPLSSYLSINSETGTVYALSSLDYEEIQEIQFQVKAQDGGSPPLSSNVSVTLFILDQNDNVPEILYPSPPADGSTGIELAPRSSEAGYLVTKVVAVDADSGQNAWLSYQLIRATEPGLFTVGLHTGEIRTARLFLEKDALKQILVVLVKDNGQPPLSASVTLTVVLADSIPEVLSDLSNISAPVGPQSDLTFYLVIAVAFVSCLFFAFLLVLLAIRLHRWRNSKLLESGSVHFSGVPVSQFVGMDGVRAFLQSYCHTISLTRDSRKSHCNFHEENCSSTLTNQPLSCGGSDPILACGDLNLKNDEQILVKVS, encoded by the coding sequence atggaaaacagaaaagataTTTGGAGCTACAAAGAAGGACTCCTGCAATGCCTTATAATGATGAATTCTTGGAAGATGATTTCCGGCCAGCTCCATTATTCCATTCCAGAGGAGGTACACAAAGGTTCTTTTGTGGGAAATGTTGTGAAGGACCTGGGAATAGATGGGAAACAGCCTGTTGACCATGGACTACGCATTATTCCTAATTCAGGTACAATTCAGTATTTTGAACTTAATTCCAACAGTGGCCATTTACAAACCTGTGAGAGAATAGATAGAGAAGAGATCTGTGGAAGAGGAGAGAAATGCGTCTTAAAATTTCAAATCCTTGCTGAGAGCAAGTTAAAGCTTTATGTCACAGAAATAGAAATTATGGATATAAATGATAATGCTCCTTCCTTTCTGTCAATAGGGTGGGAACTGAAAATCAGTGAAACATCTATTCCTGGTTCTCAGTTCTTTCTACCAGAAGCTCAAGACCCAGACCTGGGGACAAACTCTATACAACACTACCAACTCACAGGTAGTAACCATTTTTCTCTGGAAGTGCAAAGCAGCCAAAATGGTGCCAGATCTGCTAAACTGCTGTTGGAAAAATCACTGGACAGGGAAGAGCAGTCAGTTTATGATCTGATCCTTACAGCTTTCGATGGGGGTGAACCTATCAGGACTGGCACACTGCAAATTCACATCTTTGTTCTAGATGCAAATGATAATGTACCAGTTTTCAGCCAATCAATCTACGAAGTAAATGTCAAGGAAAACATGCCCAAAGGGTCCACAGTAGCTACAGTAACGGCTCTTGATATGGATGAAGGCATCAATGGAGAAGTAAAATATTCTTTtcaaaaaatcacaaaaaaagaCTCCCAAAAATTTATGTTAAATTCGACAACAGGGGAAATTATCCTTGTGGGGAGCCTTGATTTTGAAATATCATCGTCATATGAATTTGAAGTGCAAGCCATGGATGGGGGTGGGCTGAGTGACAGATCAAAGGTTGTGATTTTGGTTTCAGACTTAAATGACAATGCACCTGAGTTAGCCGTAACCTTTGTGATCAACTCTGTGCCTGAGAACTCTCCAGCTGGAACTGTCATTGCCATTTTAAATGCCCAAGACAGAGATTCAGGAGAAAACGGAGAGGTTAAATGCACAATCCCCAGCAACCTCCCTTTTCGGCTCAAGAAGACAATGGATAGTTTCTACAGTTTAGAGACAGACAGAGCTCTTGACAGGGAACAATTGCCAACTTATGCTATCACTGTTACAGCAGTGGATGACGGGGCACCACCACTCTCTACATCTGTGGTTATTTCGCTCCAGGTGTTAGACACAAATGACAACCCTCCACAATTTGTAGAGTCAAAATATACCTCCTACCTTCTTGAAAATAATCCAAAAGGAGCCTCAGCCTTTTCCCTCACAGCAAGTGATCCAGACTGGGAAGAAAATGCCAGAATAACTTACTCCATCGTTGATAACCAAATGAGGGACCCTCCTCTCTCCTCCTACCTCTCCATTAATTCTGAGACAGGGACTGTCTATGCCCTGAGCTCCTTGGATTATGAGGAGATTCAAGAGATTCAGTTCCAGGTCAAGGCTCAGGATGGAGGGTCCCCACCACTCAGCTCTAACGTCTCAGTGACTCTCTTCATCTTGGACCAGAATGACAATGTcccagagatcctgtacccctcCCCTCCCGCTGATGGCTCAACTGGGATAGAACTGGCCCCTCGCTCCTCTGAGGCAGGATACCTGGTCACTAAAGTAGTGGCAGTAGATGCAGATTCTGGCCAGAACGCCTGGCTCTCCTATCAGCTGATCAGAGCAACAGAACCGGGGCTCTTCACCGTGGGACTCCACACTGGAGAGATCAGGACTGCTCGGCTGTTTCTGGAGAAAGACGCCCTGAAGCAAATCCTGGTGGTTTTGGTGAAGGACAATGGCCAACCGCCTCTCTCTGCCTCAGTCACTCTCACTGTGGTACTGGCTGACAGCATCCCTGAAGTTCTCTCAGATCTGAGCAACATCTCAGCTCCTGTAGGCCCTCAGTCAGATCTCACATTTTATCTGGTGATTGCTGTGGCGTTTGTCTCCTGCTTGTTCTTCGCATTCCTCCTTGTCTTACTGGCCATCAGGTTGCACAGGTGGAGGAACTCGAAACTGTTAGAGTCAGGAAGTGTACATTTTAGTGGGGTTCCGGTGTCACAATTTGTGGGGATGGATGGAGTCCGAGCCTTTCTTCAGTCTTACTGCCACACTATTTCACTGACCAGAGATTCTAGGAAAAGCCACTGCAATTTTCATGAGGAAAACTGTTCAAGTACTCTGACCAATCAACCTCTAAGCTGTGGGGGGAGTGACCCTATCCTAGCCTGTGGGGatttaaatttgaagaatgaTGAGCAAATCTTAGTCAAGGTGAGTTAA